TCTAACAGGATAATCAACGAGGTAAAAGGCGTAAACAGGGTTTGTTATGACATAAGCTCAAAGCCGCCAAGTACGATAGAGTGGGAATGAGGATAGAAGTAAGAGAACAGAAGTAAGAAGCAAGAAGTTAGAAGTAAGAATAAGACAATACTTGTTTCTAACTATTCACTATTCACTGTTCACTATTCACTATTCACTGTTTTTATATGTTAGAACGATTACAAAAAATAATAGCAAATTCAGGTGCAGCTTCAAGGCGAAAGGCTGAGGAGCTTATTGTTGACGGGTTGGTTACTGTTAATGGAAATGTGGTGCGTGAACTTGGGACAAAGGCTGACCCTGAGAAGGATGCTATCAAGGTATCAGGGAAATTAATACGCCTGCCTGAGAGACACACGTATATAGTTCTTAATAAACCGCAGGGATATATTACTTCAATGAACGACCCTGAGGGTAGGCCCATAGTTACAGAGCTTCTGAAGGGTGTGAAGGCAAGGGTATTTCCTGTCGGCAGGCTCGATTATGACACAGAGGGTCTTCTTATCATGACCGACGACGGCGATCTGGCACACAGCCTTATGCATCCGTCACATGAGATTGCAAAGACATACCTCGTGAAGATAAAGGGGTACCTTGAAGATAAAGAGATGGAGAAGCTGGAAACAGGCGTCAAACTTGAAGACGGGCTAACCTCACCGGCAGTTGTCAGGAAATTAAAAAAGGCAGATGCGAACTCATGGATTGAACTTACCATACACGAAGGCAGATACCATCAGGTAAAAAGGATGATGGAAAAGGTGGGGCATCAGGTGATAAAACTTATTCGTGTAAGGTATGGTTTTATAGAACTGGGCAATCTTCCTCCCGGTACGTTCAGGTATATGACTGCTGAGGAAGTGAAGAGCCTAAAGAAAGGTAAATAGTGAATGGTAAATGGTGAATCGTAATTAGGGATATTTTTACAATTCACTATTAACTATTCACCATTCACTGTCTTTAAAGGAGATACAAATTGCAACGTACACATTACTGCGGTGAATTAAGAAAGAGCGATACAGGAAAAAATGTTACCCTTCAGGGATGGGTTCACAGGAGAAGGGACCACGGCGGCCTCATCTTTATAGACCTTCGTGACAGGGACGGTCTTGTTCAGGTGGTGTTTAACCCTGAGAAGGACAAGACCTCCCATGAAACTGCCGGTGAACTGAGGAGTGAGTATGTTATCACCATCAGCGGTGAGGTATCGGCAAGGCCGCAGGGGACAGAGAACCAGAAGCTCCCAACCGGTGAGATAGAGATACTGGTGAATCATCTTGAGATACTGAACAGTGCAAAGACACCTCCTTTCTCAATAGAAGAGGAGGCAGAGGTATCAGAGACACTTAGATTAAAATACAGGTACCTTGATCTAAGAAGAGAGAAGCTCAGGGAGAACCTGCTTTTCCGTTATAACTTTATAAGGTCAGTAAGGGAGTTCCTGCATACACATAAGTTTACTGACGTAGAGACGCCTTTTCTGACCAAGAGTACACCGGAGGGTGCACGTGATTACCTTGTTCCAAGCAGGCTTAATGCAGGTCACTTTTATGCACTGCCGCAGTCTCCCCAGCTTTTCAAACAGATACTTATGGTAGCAGGTTTTGACCGCTATTATCAGGTGGTAAAGTGTTTCAG
This sequence is a window from Nitrospirota bacterium. Protein-coding genes within it:
- a CDS encoding rRNA pseudouridine synthase, encoding MLERLQKIIANSGAASRRKAEELIVDGLVTVNGNVVRELGTKADPEKDAIKVSGKLIRLPERHTYIVLNKPQGYITSMNDPEGRPIVTELLKGVKARVFPVGRLDYDTEGLLIMTDDGDLAHSLMHPSHEIAKTYLVKIKGYLEDKEMEKLETGVKLEDGLTSPAVVRKLKKADANSWIELTIHEGRYHQVKRMMEKVGHQVIKLIRVRYGFIELGNLPPGTFRYMTAEEVKSLKKGK